From one Microbacterium aurum genomic stretch:
- the gcvH gene encoding glycine cleavage system protein GcvH, translated as MTELTDLKYTAEHEWVALSGDVATVGITDYAADKLGDVVYVDLPAVGTTVTAGAVCGEIESTKSVGELYAPLTGEVVEINDAVVDDPSQVNADAFGAWLVKIQVDPADVAALLDRAAYVALTGGEA; from the coding sequence ATGACCGAGCTGACCGACCTCAAGTACACCGCCGAGCACGAGTGGGTCGCCCTGTCCGGCGACGTCGCCACCGTCGGCATCACCGACTACGCGGCCGACAAACTCGGCGACGTCGTCTACGTCGACCTCCCGGCAGTCGGCACGACCGTCACCGCCGGCGCGGTCTGCGGTGAGATCGAGTCGACGAAGTCGGTGGGCGAGCTGTACGCGCCGCTCACCGGCGAGGTCGTCGAGATCAACGACGCCGTCGTCGACGACCCGTCGCAGGTCAACGCCGACGCGTTCGGCGCCTGGCTCGTGAAGATCCAGGTCGACCCCGCCGACGTCGCCGCGCTTCTCGACCGCGCCGCCTACGTCGCGCTCACGGGCGGCGAGGCGTGA
- the gcvP gene encoding aminomethyl-transferring glycine dehydrogenase, which produces MLGALGYDSVEALVERAVPASIHAAPIADSVLPPAATESEALAELRSLAALNRPARPMIGLGYYDTITPSVIARNVFENPSWYTAYTPYQPEISQGRLEALINFQTMVTDLTGLATANASMLDESTAVVEGMLVARRASKSTSNVFLVDADALPQTKALLAHRAAALGIELVETDFAGSVVAPAAGAPAPGVEPAAGSVAAGAPAPVEVFGAFIQYPGATGRVWDPSEAIAAVQAQGGLAVVAADLLALTLLRSPGSLGADIAVGTTQRFGVPLGFGGPHAGYMAVRAGLERQLPGRLVGVSQDAEGKPAYRLSLQTREQHIRREKATSNICTAQVLLAVMASMYAVYHGPDGLRRIAGDIAAKAALLRDWIVDAGGQVLHEAFFDTIVVAVPGRAEAIIAAARERGFQLWFRDSDSVGVSVDETTTIGELVAVARALGVPDDAMRGVRSMGEAFAVQPLVAASEPNIPDGLRREDEFLTHPVFHVHHSETAMMRYLKQLADRDYALDRGMIPLGSCTMKLNAATEMAAVSWPEFSRVHPFAPAEDVAGYLVLIEQLESWLAEITGYDAVSLQPNAGSQGELAGLLAIRGYHHSRGDVKRDVCLIPSSAHGTNAASAVLAGMRVVVVACDDAGNVDLGDLRAKITAHADALAALMITYPSTHGVYEQDVVDITTAVHEAGGQVYVDGANMNALVGFARFGDLGGDVSHLNLHKTFAIPHGGGGPGVGPVAAKAHLAPFLPSHPLAQRAEHAGGYVFDGGPISAAPYGSASILPISWAYIRMMGAAGLREATGAAVLAANCIATRLREHYPVLYSGEGGLVAHECILDLRPLREETGVTVDDVAKRLIDYGFHAPTMSFPVAGTLMVEPTESEDLGEIERFIEAMIAIRAEASRVGAGEWDAADNPLVNAPHTASSVIEGAWEHPYSREEAVYPVHTLVRTKYWPPVRRIDNAYGDRNLVCACPPPEAFA; this is translated from the coding sequence ATGCTCGGTGCGCTCGGCTACGACAGTGTCGAGGCGCTCGTGGAGCGGGCGGTCCCGGCATCCATCCACGCGGCGCCGATCGCCGATTCGGTGCTGCCGCCGGCGGCGACGGAGTCCGAGGCGCTCGCGGAGCTGCGGTCGCTCGCCGCCCTGAACCGCCCCGCCCGGCCCATGATCGGGCTCGGCTACTACGACACGATCACGCCGTCGGTCATCGCGCGGAACGTCTTCGAGAATCCGTCCTGGTACACCGCCTACACGCCGTACCAGCCGGAGATCTCGCAGGGTCGCCTCGAGGCGCTCATCAACTTCCAGACGATGGTGACCGACCTGACCGGTCTCGCGACGGCGAACGCCTCGATGCTCGATGAGTCCACAGCCGTCGTCGAGGGGATGCTGGTGGCGCGCCGCGCCTCGAAGTCGACGTCGAACGTCTTCCTCGTCGACGCCGACGCGCTGCCGCAGACCAAGGCGCTGCTCGCGCATCGCGCCGCCGCGCTCGGGATCGAGCTCGTCGAGACCGACTTCGCGGGGTCGGTCGTGGCGCCCGCGGCGGGGGCGCCCGCACCGGGCGTTGAGCCCGCGGCGGGGTCGGTCGCGGCGGGGGCGCCCGCACCGGTCGAGGTCTTCGGGGCGTTCATCCAGTACCCCGGCGCCACCGGGCGGGTCTGGGACCCGTCGGAGGCCATCGCCGCCGTGCAGGCCCAGGGCGGCCTCGCTGTCGTCGCGGCCGACCTGCTGGCCCTCACGCTCCTGCGGTCGCCGGGTTCACTGGGCGCCGACATCGCCGTCGGAACGACGCAGCGCTTCGGCGTGCCGCTCGGCTTCGGCGGGCCGCACGCCGGCTACATGGCCGTGCGGGCGGGTCTCGAGCGGCAGCTGCCGGGTCGGCTCGTGGGCGTGTCGCAGGATGCCGAGGGCAAGCCCGCCTATCGCCTGTCGCTGCAGACGCGGGAACAGCACATCCGCCGCGAGAAGGCCACGTCGAACATCTGCACCGCGCAGGTGCTGCTGGCGGTCATGGCGTCGATGTACGCGGTCTACCACGGCCCCGACGGACTCCGCCGCATCGCCGGGGACATCGCCGCAAAGGCTGCGCTGCTGCGCGACTGGATCGTGGACGCCGGGGGCCAGGTGCTGCACGAGGCGTTCTTCGACACGATCGTCGTTGCGGTGCCCGGGCGGGCCGAGGCGATCATCGCCGCGGCTCGTGAGCGCGGATTCCAGCTGTGGTTCCGCGACAGCGACTCGGTCGGGGTGTCGGTCGACGAGACGACGACCATCGGCGAGCTCGTCGCGGTCGCCCGCGCGCTCGGGGTTCCGGACGACGCGATGCGCGGTGTCCGGAGCATGGGTGAGGCGTTCGCGGTCCAGCCGCTCGTCGCGGCATCCGAGCCGAACATTCCCGACGGACTCCGTCGCGAGGACGAGTTCCTGACGCACCCGGTCTTCCACGTGCACCACTCCGAGACGGCGATGATGCGCTATCTCAAGCAGCTCGCCGACCGTGACTATGCGCTGGACCGCGGCATGATCCCGCTCGGGTCGTGCACGATGAAGCTCAACGCGGCGACCGAGATGGCGGCCGTGTCATGGCCGGAGTTCTCCCGCGTGCACCCGTTCGCGCCCGCCGAGGACGTCGCCGGCTACCTCGTGCTGATCGAGCAGCTCGAGTCGTGGCTCGCCGAGATCACCGGGTACGACGCGGTGTCGCTGCAGCCGAACGCCGGGTCGCAGGGCGAGCTCGCGGGCCTCCTCGCGATCCGCGGATACCACCACTCCCGCGGCGACGTGAAGCGCGATGTGTGCCTCATCCCGTCATCGGCGCACGGCACCAACGCGGCATCCGCGGTCCTCGCCGGCATGCGGGTGGTCGTCGTGGCATGCGACGACGCGGGCAACGTCGACCTCGGCGACCTGCGCGCCAAGATCACGGCGCACGCCGATGCGCTCGCCGCCCTCATGATCACCTACCCGTCAACGCACGGCGTGTACGAGCAGGACGTCGTGGACATCACGACCGCCGTGCATGAGGCGGGCGGCCAGGTCTACGTCGACGGGGCGAACATGAACGCCCTGGTCGGGTTCGCGCGCTTCGGCGACCTGGGGGGCGACGTGTCGCACCTCAACCTGCACAAGACGTTCGCGATCCCGCACGGCGGGGGCGGCCCCGGGGTGGGGCCGGTGGCGGCGAAGGCGCACCTCGCGCCGTTCCTGCCGTCGCACCCGCTCGCGCAGCGTGCGGAGCACGCGGGCGGGTACGTCTTCGACGGCGGGCCGATCTCGGCGGCGCCGTACGGGTCGGCATCCATCCTGCCGATCTCGTGGGCGTACATCCGGATGATGGGCGCGGCGGGTCTGCGCGAGGCGACGGGAGCCGCGGTCCTCGCGGCGAACTGCATCGCAACGCGGCTGCGCGAGCACTATCCCGTGCTCTATTCGGGCGAGGGCGGGCTCGTCGCGCACGAGTGCATCCTCGACCTGCGACCGCTGCGCGAGGAGACCGGGGTCACCGTCGACGACGTCGCGAAGCGGCTGATCGACTACGGCTTCCACGCGCCGACGATGTCGTTCCCGGTCGCGGGGACGCTCATGGTCGAGCCGACGGAGTCGGAGGATCTCGGCGAGAT